One Cheilinus undulatus linkage group 22, ASM1832078v1, whole genome shotgun sequence DNA window includes the following coding sequences:
- the LOC121504776 gene encoding leukotriene B4 receptor 1-like isoform X1 gives MFSLLQVTKMERNSFLPQTGQNGSGIPPAAVNETIVDNPTGTALGALILSITFLLGFPGNLFIIWSILARARKQSVTTLLILNLAIADGSLMALTPFFIVYLVLKKWVFGNVMCKVLFYLCLVNMYASIQLITLMSLYRLVAILWPQRVTKLTSRKTVLRVLAVVWVFVMIASIPAMYFRRVKKKGTVSVCDSFHDYDSHVVLQYTLELVLGFLIPYTVIVVSYIRILRRIRRIKFGRRVRSEKLILAIVLTFCLFWLPYHIINMVQVTWALCPDGNAKIILDKIWHRSRAVTSSIAFISSCANPVLYFFAGKSYIRREGLAFMARLFEGTGLDSASRKIRQNSQNCSKEKDKDAEAVMLKDKDGDSATNSSSNVKPVRNGK, from the exons ATGTTCTCTCTTTTGCAGgtcacaaaaatggaaagaaacagCTTCTTACCCCAGACCGGCCAAAACGGCTCTGGAATTCCCCCCGCTGCAGTCAATGAGACCATCGTGGATAACCCGACAGGCACTGCTCTAGGCGCCCTCATCCTGAGCATCACCTTCCTCTTGGGCTTCCCCGGAAACCTCTTCATCATCTGGAGCATCCTGGCGCGGGCCCGAAAACAGTCTGTCACCACCCTCCTCATCCTCAACCTGGCTATCGCAGACGGCTCCCTGATGGCCCTCACCCCGTTCTTCATCGTCTACCTTGTGTTGAAGAAGTGGGTGTTTGGGAATGTGATGTGTAAGGTCCTCTTCTACCTGTGTCTGGTCAACATGTACGCCTCCATCCAGCTCATCACGCTGATGAGCTTATACCGACTGGTGGCGATTCTTTGGCCCCAGCGAGTCACGAAACTCACCAGCAGGAAGACCGTGTTACGAGTGCTGGCGGTGGTGTGGGTGTTTGTGATGATCGCCTCAATTCCTGCGATGTACTTCAGAAGAGTGAAGAAAAAAGGGACGGTGTCAGTGTGTGATTCGTTCCACGATTACGACAGCCAT GTGGTCCTTCAGTACACACTGGAGCTGGTGTTAGGGTTTTTGATTCCCTACACTGTCATCGTAGTCAGCTACATTCGCATTTTACGGCGGATACGAAGGATCAAGTTTGGGCGCCGCGTTCGAAGTGAGAAGCTCATCCTGGCCATCGTATTGACCTTCTGCCTCTTTTGGTTGCCATACCACATCATCAACATGGTGCAG GTTACATGGGCTCTGTGTCCTGACGGTAACGCAAAAATAAT ATTGGATAAAATATGGCACCGGAGCCGTGCTGTCACTTCCTCCATAGCCTTCATCAGCAGCTGTGCCAACCCAGTGCTTTACTTCTTCGCAGGAAAATCCTACATCCGACGAGAAGGGCTGGCTTTCATGGCCCGCCTGTTTGAGGGCACGGGGTTGGACTCAGCCTCCAGGAAGATCCGACAGAACAGCCAGAACTGTAGtaaagagaaagacaaagacGCAGAAGCAGTTATGCTAAAGGACAAAGACGGAGACTCTGCTACCAACTCAAGCTCAAATGTGAAACCAGTGAGGAACGGGAAGTAG
- the LOC121504776 gene encoding leukotriene B4 receptor 1-like isoform X2, whose product MERNSFLPQTGQNGSGIPPAAVNETIVDNPTGTALGALILSITFLLGFPGNLFIIWSILARARKQSVTTLLILNLAIADGSLMALTPFFIVYLVLKKWVFGNVMCKVLFYLCLVNMYASIQLITLMSLYRLVAILWPQRVTKLTSRKTVLRVLAVVWVFVMIASIPAMYFRRVKKKGTVSVCDSFHDYDSHVVLQYTLELVLGFLIPYTVIVVSYIRILRRIRRIKFGRRVRSEKLILAIVLTFCLFWLPYHIINMVQVTWALCPDGNAKIILDKIWHRSRAVTSSIAFISSCANPVLYFFAGKSYIRREGLAFMARLFEGTGLDSASRKIRQNSQNCSKEKDKDAEAVMLKDKDGDSATNSSSNVKPVRNGK is encoded by the exons atggaaagaaacagCTTCTTACCCCAGACCGGCCAAAACGGCTCTGGAATTCCCCCCGCTGCAGTCAATGAGACCATCGTGGATAACCCGACAGGCACTGCTCTAGGCGCCCTCATCCTGAGCATCACCTTCCTCTTGGGCTTCCCCGGAAACCTCTTCATCATCTGGAGCATCCTGGCGCGGGCCCGAAAACAGTCTGTCACCACCCTCCTCATCCTCAACCTGGCTATCGCAGACGGCTCCCTGATGGCCCTCACCCCGTTCTTCATCGTCTACCTTGTGTTGAAGAAGTGGGTGTTTGGGAATGTGATGTGTAAGGTCCTCTTCTACCTGTGTCTGGTCAACATGTACGCCTCCATCCAGCTCATCACGCTGATGAGCTTATACCGACTGGTGGCGATTCTTTGGCCCCAGCGAGTCACGAAACTCACCAGCAGGAAGACCGTGTTACGAGTGCTGGCGGTGGTGTGGGTGTTTGTGATGATCGCCTCAATTCCTGCGATGTACTTCAGAAGAGTGAAGAAAAAAGGGACGGTGTCAGTGTGTGATTCGTTCCACGATTACGACAGCCAT GTGGTCCTTCAGTACACACTGGAGCTGGTGTTAGGGTTTTTGATTCCCTACACTGTCATCGTAGTCAGCTACATTCGCATTTTACGGCGGATACGAAGGATCAAGTTTGGGCGCCGCGTTCGAAGTGAGAAGCTCATCCTGGCCATCGTATTGACCTTCTGCCTCTTTTGGTTGCCATACCACATCATCAACATGGTGCAG GTTACATGGGCTCTGTGTCCTGACGGTAACGCAAAAATAAT ATTGGATAAAATATGGCACCGGAGCCGTGCTGTCACTTCCTCCATAGCCTTCATCAGCAGCTGTGCCAACCCAGTGCTTTACTTCTTCGCAGGAAAATCCTACATCCGACGAGAAGGGCTGGCTTTCATGGCCCGCCTGTTTGAGGGCACGGGGTTGGACTCAGCCTCCAGGAAGATCCGACAGAACAGCCAGAACTGTAGtaaagagaaagacaaagacGCAGAAGCAGTTATGCTAAAGGACAAAGACGGAGACTCTGCTACCAACTCAAGCTCAAATGTGAAACCAGTGAGGAACGGGAAGTAG
- the ltb4r gene encoding leukotriene B4 receptor 1 — MASNATTAISQGSSPASFSLPISASAQGGIAILSLAFLLGFPGNLFVVWSVLCRVKKRSVTCLLVLNLAAADAFVLLSAPLFLRYLAGGRGWEFGSAACKLVHYLSSVNMYVSIYLICLMSMDRWLAVTRPFLSQRMRTKRILLGLLLGVWVMAFLLSLPMPFYRNNKRITLPNNFTFSLCKVDHGGSDAHRVFQYLFETIMACLVPFSLINICYSSVVCRLMSAKFQRRSQGSRLILLIISAFAIFWLPYHIVNVIEVAGVLSKSDSVLLAATTARPNVTAFAYFSSAVNPILYVFAGSSHIRQAGLSFMGKLFEATNSESRTTSTFTRGGRSSSSPDESSVLHTLSVKLGRPFKGKDKERSHSVAAKELNEQEFKTLASIEQLE; from the exons ATGGCATCCAACGCCACCACCGCCATCTCCCAGGGGTCCTCCCCTGCCTCCTTTTCACTGCCCATCAGTGCCTCAGCTCAGGGTGGCATCGCCATCCTTAGCCTGGCATTCCTGCTGGGATTCCCTGGAAACCTGTTTGTAGTCTGGTCGGTGCTTTGCCGGGTGAAGAAGCGTTCAGTGACCTGTCTATTGGTGTTGAATCTGGCTGCGGCGGATGCCTTTGTTCTGCTCAGCGCTCCTTTGTTCCTGCGTTACCTGGCTGGAGGTAGGGGCTGGGAGTTTGGCTCGGCGGCGTGCAAGCTGGTGCACTACCTGTCGAGTGTGAACATGTACGTGTCCATTTATCTGATCTGCCTGATGAGCATGGACCGCTGGTTGGCTGTGACGAGACCATTCCTATCCCAGAGGATGAGAACCAAACGTATTCTGCTGGGTCTTCTGCTGGGGGTGTGGGTGATGGCGTTCCTCCTGTCACTGCCGATGCCCTTCTACCGCAa CAATAAGAGGATAACACTGCCAAACAACTTTACCTTCAGCTTGTGCAAGGTGGACCACGGGGGCAGTGATGCTCATCGGGTGTTCCAGTACCTTTTTGAGACCATCATGGCCTGCTTGGTGCCCTTCTCCCTCATCAACATCTGCTACTCCTCTGTCGTTTGTCGTCTGATGAGCGCCAAGTTCCAGCGCAGGTCACAAGGCAGCCGCCTCATCCTGCTCATCATCTCTGCCTTCGCTATATTCTGGCTGCCCTACCACATCGTCAACGTCATTGag GTAGCTGGCGTGTTGTCCAAAAGCGACTCGGTGCTCCTTGCCGCAACCACAGCCCGTCCAAACGTAACCGCCTTTGCCTACTTCAGCAGTGCTGTGAACCCCATTCTCTACGTATTCGCCGGCAGCTCTCACATCCGCCAGGCTGGCCTCAGCTTCATGGGCAAGCTCTTTGAAGCAACCAACTCAGAGAGCAGGACCACGTCTACCTTCACCCGTGGTGGCAGAAGCAGCTCTTCGCCAGATGAGAGCTCAGTCCTGCACACGTTGTCGGTCAAACTTGGGAGGCctttcaaaggcaaggacaAGGAGAGGAGCCACAGTGTGGCGGCCAAAGAGCTCAATGAGCAAGAATTCAAGACTCTGGCCAGTATTGAGCAGCTGGAGTag